From Bacillus sp. Marseille-P3661:
CCCTATATTTGGACCGCCTCAGCCCATGCCTGCAAAATAAACACGAATATTATCTGCATTGTTTTCACTTAAGATCTTTTCAACTAATTCTTTTGCTTCGTTAGTGATATTCAAAATTAAGCCCCCCTTATTTATATTTATAGTCTACCTACAGGTGTATAATTTGTCCACAAATCTGCTTATGAATGGTTTGTTTTTCTAAAGGAGAAACGATCATGGTGATTTGAACGTTTTCCTTTGTTTTTATATTTTGTTCAGTTATTATATATTTATTATCACCATTTTTCTGAATATTTTAAAAAGGAGGTTAACCATTGAAAGCTTATATACTAACCGTGTTTGATAAAAAAGGAAAAGTATTGCTCGCAGAAAATTTTCAAGCTGCCAATGACCTGGAAGCGAAACGTATCGGCGAAACAATGCTTACAGAAAAGGAATACCTTGAATACACACATCGCTGTGTTTCACCTACCGGTAAATTATTACTATTCCACGCCTAGTTTCTAAGTTATTTAGGTGTACTACCTGTACGCCTTTACCTACCTTTTTAAATGGCTTTATTAAACGCGGATGTTGATTTCTATTCAGGATTAACAACAGGGCGGGCGGTGAGCCTTTCCGGCGCATCTCGCCTGTTTGGTCTTACAGGATATACCGCCGGAGTCTCGCACCTTCCGCTCTAATCAACAAGCCTTAACACAGCCTATTAATAATCAGGACTTTTATACTTTATTCAAAAACAATCGTTTTGTTACCATGAACAATTACGCGATCTTCCAAATGCCACTTAACAGCTCTTGCTAATACACGACGCTCTATCATCCGGCCAATGCGCTTTAACTCGTCCACATCATCCTTATGATTCACTCTCTCTACATCCTGTTCAATAATAGGTCCTTCATCTAAATCATTTGTAACATAATGAGACGTTGCCCCAATTAACTTAACTCCGCGATCAAAAGCACGCTCATACGGTTTCGCACCAATAAATGCAGGTAAAAATGAATGGTGGATATTAATAATTTGATTCGGGAAATTAGAAACAAATTCCGGTGTCAAGATTTGCATGTATCTTGCAAGTACGATCACATCAACATTATATTCTTTTAATAACTGTAATTGTTGCTCTTCAACTTCACGTTTCGTTTCTTTCGTAATCGGAGTATAATAGAACGGAATATCTAAAGATTCAACCGTATGTCTTACATCCTCATGATTACTAATTACCAATGCAATATCAGTGATGATATCCCCTGATTGACACTGCCATAACAACTCAAGTAATGCATGATCTTCTTTTGACACAAAAATCGCCATTTTTTTCAAATGGTACGCGTAAATAATCTGCCAGTTCATTTGGAACTTATTGGCTATCTCTTCAAACCGCTGTTCTAGCTCCCCTTCTCGAGCTGATAAATCCTCACAGCTAAAGTCAAATCGAATAAAGAAAGTACCGCCTTGTGGATCTGTAGTATACTGATTAGAGTTAAGAATGTTTGCTCCCTGCTCATACAAAAAATTAGAAACAGCTGCAACAATTCCAGGTTGGTCTGGGCAACTGATTAATAAATGCGCATGATTCTTATTTTTCTCTTTAAATTCTTGTAAATGTTGCTGAAGAACTTGATTCATGTTGACCTCCGTCCGAATAAAAATTCAAGTTATTATAACATTATTATAAATACAAAAACACGTAATTTGCAAAAATGGCGAATTACGTGAGATTCCTACACTATAATAGCACTGAAACCGTTTCTATCCAACCAATATTGTAAAATTACCTATCAATTTTCTTCTTTATTTTACATTGGTTGAAAATATTGGATTTCTTTTCTCAATAAATGCATTTAATCCTTCTTTGTGATTGGCAGTATGACGCATCTTTTTTTGCCCTAATTTCTCCATTTTTAATATCTCAATGAACTGTGCACGATTACTATCTACCATGATTTTCTTTGTTTTAATCATTGCTTCAATAGGTTTTTGAAGCCAAACAGCTGCTTTTCTGTGGGCTGCATCAACGGCGTGATCCATACAAACATCATCCACTAAGCCTAAGGCATGTGCTTCATGTGCTGTAAGTCTCTTTCCTTCCCAAATAACTTGTTTTGTCTTTGTTTCCCCTAAACGTTGTTTTAATAAAAAATGGCCCCCACCATCTGGAATAAGACCGATATTA
This genomic window contains:
- a CDS encoding YhzD family protein, which codes for MKAYILTVFDKKGKVLLAENFQAANDLEAKRIGETMLTEKEYLEYTHRCVSPTGKLLLFHA
- the purU gene encoding formyltetrahydrofolate deformylase, translated to MNQVLQQHLQEFKEKNKNHAHLLISCPDQPGIVAAVSNFLYEQGANILNSNQYTTDPQGGTFFIRFDFSCEDLSAREGELEQRFEEIANKFQMNWQIIYAYHLKKMAIFVSKEDHALLELLWQCQSGDIITDIALVISNHEDVRHTVESLDIPFYYTPITKETKREVEEQQLQLLKEYNVDVIVLARYMQILTPEFVSNFPNQIINIHHSFLPAFIGAKPYERAFDRGVKLIGATSHYVTNDLDEGPIIEQDVERVNHKDDVDELKRIGRMIERRVLARAVKWHLEDRVIVHGNKTIVFE